The following coding sequences lie in one bacterium genomic window:
- the flgL gene encoding flagellar hook-associated protein FlgL, whose amino-acid sequence MRISNIMMHRSVLTNIQKSYEELDDLNYKLSSGKDFRFPGQDPVAATGSMELRTNLTKQEQFQRNITDGLMWMNTVDKTMSDVSGLLHRVRTLAVQGANDPYANPDRMAIGLEIDQILEELVDLANMNFNNRYVFAGAKTLTKPFEIAYGRDEGQESDLPDCPIGGINADRITQVTYHGNSVELRREIDEGTKLSINTIGDDLFFITAHKITMQSDVVHNANVTLNSSEAYNGAIGDPSGPAGTGVFRINGYDIFYNAEVDSLADIADRINTADVGVTATIDSDLSGPRIDRMVLTAKSPSEIWFEDVGDGNLLQKLGFIDESVAPNNIYTPSIAKFEEVRISLFDTLIDLRDHLFQAATDEADARSISNEDIQRLNWGLNNLLAQQADLGARVNRFEVMESRQEDYKLNTREILAETEGADIAETIMNLRLAEAIQQAALSSGARVIRPSLMDFL is encoded by the coding sequence CCGGGCCAGGACCCGGTCGCGGCGACCGGCAGCATGGAGCTGCGGACAAATCTGACCAAACAGGAGCAGTTTCAACGTAATATTACTGATGGACTTATGTGGATGAATACAGTTGATAAAACTATGTCCGACGTCTCCGGCCTCCTTCATCGGGTCAGAACCCTGGCGGTGCAGGGAGCCAATGATCCTTACGCCAATCCAGACCGTATGGCGATCGGTCTGGAGATCGATCAAATCCTGGAAGAGTTAGTTGATCTGGCTAATATGAACTTCAATAACCGCTATGTATTTGCCGGAGCCAAAACACTGACTAAACCCTTTGAAATAGCTTATGGTCGTGACGAGGGCCAGGAATCTGATCTGCCTGACTGTCCTATCGGAGGAATCAATGCGGATCGGATCACTCAGGTTACCTATCACGGTAATAGCGTAGAACTTAGGCGGGAGATTGATGAGGGGACAAAATTGTCTATTAACACTATTGGAGACGATCTATTTTTCATCACGGCCCATAAGATTACCATGCAGAGTGATGTCGTTCACAATGCCAATGTTACCCTTAATTCCTCTGAGGCATACAACGGAGCCATTGGGGACCCTTCAGGTCCGGCGGGAACCGGTGTCTTTCGGATCAATGGCTATGATATTTTCTACAATGCCGAGGTTGATTCTCTGGCTGACATTGCTGACCGGATCAACACGGCCGATGTCGGGGTCACGGCTACCATAGATTCTGACCTTTCCGGCCCCAGGATTGATCGAATGGTCTTAACGGCTAAATCCCCTTCGGAGATATGGTTTGAGGATGTGGGTGACGGCAATCTCTTACAAAAATTGGGATTCATTGATGAGAGTGTCGCGCCAAACAATATCTATACCCCTTCTATAGCCAAGTTTGAAGAGGTGAGAATCAGTCTCTTTGATACGCTGATTGATCTGAGGGACCATCTCTTTCAGGCGGCCACTGATGAGGCCGATGCCCGGTCCATTTCCAATGAAGATATCCAACGACTGAATTGGGGACTAAATAATCTCTTAGCCCAACAGGCCGATCTGGGAGCCAGGGTAAATCGGTTTGAAGTGATGGAGAGTCGTCAGGAAGACTATAAACTCAACACCCGGGAAATCCTGGCCGAAACCGAAGGAGCCGATATCGCCGAGACGATTATGAATCTCCGGTTAGCCGAAGCCATTCAACAGGCCGCCCTTTCCTCTGGTGCCCGAGTGATCAGGCCCAGCTTGATGGATTTTCTATAA
- a CDS encoding UvrD-helicase domain-containing protein codes for MMNFPHILVMSASAGSGKTFALSQRYIHFILSPAIDTSPRNILAITFTNKATAEMKDRIISGLKACSGLSCEGMPEMREMKHSVISQLKKQGLEDPEVEVSARQKLDELLDRYSDLKVQTIDSFLTSVAMSSALELGLPPHFEISLDSGPALKFVLDELLSQVYWNGPNTSLFLNLVQEFLRINQEISWDIKTAILENISSLRKQEFLEGQRLSSPKDFSSVEDIDRKRKSLKGLIEELLAEGLDFKQHFIKAANNFLEDKELPWEKDWFLKNDVAELCHKNSIIKPYQQQAWDEIRKGISALAEIMAHGRFSPFLDIAACFDKGLRFFKARRQIILMEELPALLESFLRKEGIVPEIYFHLGDRIAHFFIDEFQDTSRLQWRDLFPLIEETLSKRGSLFYVGDKKQAIYGFRGGESALFEEAKDAFVSLENANINEEFPQTNYRSREDIVSFVNDIFSYENLSSWAESSKRIKEEEPDLSRLFETYRHAAQAPVSQEKAKGGLVRVERISPDEPLASEELKVAVGRRLVNLINNDLLRRFSPGEIAVLVRTNDEAAMVTSVLSGADIPVASARTLDISSNHLIQEIVSFLAFLDSPIDDFSFACFISGEIFLKISQLPREEIFSFLLKNREIERPLYTLFRDKFPEVWKAWLEEYFNAVGFLPPYDLLSRILKKYEAFQSFPDEEGFFYQLLEIAKHGETQGQNSLKAFLGLWSGEEKKEEIFQVVLPEYTDAVKVMTIHKAKGLGFPVVINPFTYLNDAPIKEVYEKEGDDFIPYRINKKQAHLSPKLKELRRKKFASQLIEELNTFYVTLTRAKDELYIFIPEYKSMTGKLPTPILFEEPVFESGSSLIRQRGVPKPTKGHKHPPLTNEWQDKLHRPKINVDDLVDVERKMARQRGTLIHQFLAGIERLSLERWGEELEEIFASLSEEQQEIVLLMRKLFDEEGLRHWFILPDDVNVYCEKEIVDDTGQEYRADRVLVYPEKAVVIEFKTGEPRSEEHQRQVRTYLELLADIYSGKEVEGWLVYVDEASQEKVEVYV; via the coding sequence ATGATGAATTTCCCTCACATCCTGGTCATGTCGGCCTCAGCAGGCTCAGGCAAGACCTTCGCCCTCTCCCAGAGATACATCCATTTTATCCTTTCACCGGCCATAGATACCTCCCCGCGTAATATCCTGGCGATTACCTTTACCAATAAGGCTACTGCTGAGATGAAGGACCGGATCATCTCCGGCCTTAAGGCTTGTTCCGGCTTATCCTGTGAAGGTATGCCCGAAATGAGGGAGATGAAACATAGTGTCATATCGCAGCTTAAGAAACAAGGCCTGGAAGACCCTGAAGTAGAGGTGTCCGCCCGTCAGAAACTTGATGAGCTGCTTGACAGGTATTCAGACCTTAAGGTGCAGACAATCGACTCCTTCCTGACCTCGGTGGCCATGTCTTCCGCCCTGGAGCTGGGCCTGCCGCCGCATTTTGAAATAAGTTTAGACTCAGGGCCGGCCCTTAAGTTTGTCCTGGATGAACTCCTCTCCCAGGTTTATTGGAACGGGCCGAACACCTCCCTCTTTCTCAACCTGGTCCAGGAGTTTCTCCGGATAAACCAGGAAATCAGTTGGGATATAAAGACGGCCATCCTTGAGAATATCAGCAGCTTGAGGAAACAGGAATTCCTGGAGGGCCAAAGACTTTCGTCACCTAAAGATTTTTCGTCAGTTGAAGATATCGACAGAAAGCGGAAGTCGCTCAAAGGACTGATTGAAGAATTACTGGCCGAGGGATTAGACTTCAAGCAGCATTTTATCAAGGCAGCCAATAACTTTCTTGAGGATAAAGAGCTGCCCTGGGAAAAGGACTGGTTCTTGAAAAACGATGTGGCCGAGCTTTGCCATAAAAATTCAATCATTAAACCTTACCAGCAGCAGGCCTGGGATGAGATTCGAAAAGGGATTTCTGCCTTGGCTGAAATAATGGCCCACGGCCGGTTTTCACCGTTCCTTGATATTGCGGCCTGCTTTGATAAAGGTCTCCGCTTCTTTAAGGCCCGCCGACAGATCATCTTAATGGAAGAGCTGCCGGCGCTGCTTGAGTCATTCCTCAGGAAAGAAGGGATTGTCCCGGAGATTTACTTTCATCTTGGTGACCGGATAGCCCACTTTTTTATAGATGAATTTCAGGATACCAGCCGGCTTCAGTGGAGGGACTTATTCCCGCTTATCGAAGAGACCCTGTCAAAGAGAGGCTCACTCTTTTACGTCGGCGATAAGAAACAGGCCATCTATGGATTCAGGGGAGGAGAGAGCGCCCTCTTTGAGGAGGCAAAAGATGCTTTCGTAAGTCTAGAAAACGCCAACATTAATGAGGAATTTCCGCAAACAAACTACCGCAGCCGGGAGGATATTGTTTCTTTTGTTAATGACATCTTTTCCTATGAGAATCTCTCTAGCTGGGCAGAGTCCTCAAAAAGGATAAAAGAAGAGGAACCTGATTTATCCCGGCTTTTTGAAACCTATCGCCATGCGGCCCAGGCGCCTGTTTCCCAAGAAAAGGCCAAAGGCGGCCTGGTTCGGGTGGAGAGGATTTCACCGGATGAGCCGCTGGCCAGTGAAGAACTCAAGGTGGCAGTCGGAAGACGTCTGGTCAACTTAATCAACAATGATCTCCTCCGCCGGTTTTCTCCAGGCGAGATTGCCGTTCTGGTCAGGACAAATGATGAGGCGGCCATGGTTACCAGCGTTCTGTCAGGGGCGGACATACCGGTGGCTTCCGCCCGGACGCTCGACATATCCTCAAACCACCTAATTCAGGAAATAGTCAGCTTCTTGGCATTTTTGGATTCGCCTATCGATGACTTCTCTTTTGCCTGTTTCATCTCAGGCGAGATATTCCTTAAGATAAGCCAACTCCCCCGTGAGGAGATATTCTCCTTTCTCCTGAAAAACCGAGAGATTGAAAGGCCGCTTTACACCCTGTTCCGAGATAAATTCCCGGAGGTGTGGAAGGCCTGGCTGGAAGAATATTTCAATGCCGTTGGATTTTTGCCTCCTTACGACCTGCTCAGCCGTATTCTTAAAAAATATGAGGCCTTCCAAAGTTTTCCCGACGAAGAAGGATTCTTTTACCAGCTCCTTGAGATCGCCAAACACGGCGAGACACAAGGCCAAAACAGCCTGAAGGCCTTTCTCGGTCTCTGGTCCGGTGAGGAAAAAAAGGAGGAGATATTTCAGGTGGTTTTGCCTGAATATACCGATGCGGTCAAGGTAATGACGATCCACAAGGCCAAAGGACTTGGATTTCCAGTCGTTATTAATCCGTTTACCTATTTGAACGATGCGCCGATTAAAGAAGTCTACGAGAAAGAAGGCGATGACTTCATTCCTTACCGGATTAATAAAAAACAGGCCCACCTCTCTCCAAAACTGAAGGAGCTTCGCCGGAAAAAATTTGCCTCACAACTAATAGAGGAATTAAATACCTTTTATGTCACCCTAACCCGGGCCAAAGATGAACTCTACATCTTTATCCCGGAATATAAAAGCATGACCGGAAAACTCCCGACGCCGATCCTTTTTGAAGAACCGGTCTTTGAGAGCGGCTCTTCCCTTATTCGACAGAGAGGCGTTCCCAAGCCGACCAAAGGCCATAAGCATCCTCCCTTGACCAATGAGTGGCAGGATAAGCTCCATCGTCCCAAGATAAATGTCGACGACCTGGTGGATGTTGAAAGAAAAATGGCCCGGCAGAGAGGCACACTCATTCACCAATTCCTGGCCGGAATAGAGAGGCTGTCCTTGGAGCGATGGGGGGAGGAGCTTGAAGAAATCTTTGCTTCTCTAAGTGAGGAGCAACAGGAGATAGTTCTCCTGATGAGAAAGCTCTTTGATGAAGAAGGCCTTCGCCACTGGTTTATCCTGCCGGATGATGTCAATGTCTACTGTGAGAAGGAGATAGTAGACGACACAGGCCAGGAATACCGGGCAGACCGGGTTCTGGTGTATCCTGAAAAGGCGGTGGTTATTGAATTCAAAACCGGAGAGCCGCGTTCTGAAGAGCATCAAAGACAGGTGCGCACCTATTT